One Brevibacillus choshinensis genomic window carries:
- a CDS encoding glycosyltransferase family 2 protein, whose product MPSKKRNGPMSAKKSKGVPFSHRMENRSRLSVIISVQQDEKTIRQVIRQVERLLPKEIVIIMHGSQDHSVDIVLQSTLYDRTCLIYPFPLGDDLWRSIGAKEVTGDVWLFLSGDWVIQAEDLVPFVRACYQGIDIALRKEEAPNVLPGTVTLAKSYINSLLDQKQLGLSSMCELPLAITKHAANSIGLDHLFTPPLAQVIAIEKGLRIETVQHFLKEANQGRQKGRDSQSRMRQLTSLGDHMEAVAYWNERDKTGQ is encoded by the coding sequence GTGCCAAGCAAAAAAAGAAACGGACCCATGTCCGCAAAAAAAAGTAAAGGTGTACCGTTTAGCCACCGCATGGAAAATCGGAGTCGGTTAAGCGTGATCATCTCCGTTCAGCAAGACGAAAAAACGATCAGGCAAGTGATTCGGCAAGTGGAGCGGTTACTCCCGAAAGAGATTGTGATCATCATGCATGGGAGTCAAGATCACTCGGTCGACATTGTCTTGCAATCTACACTGTATGACCGAACCTGCCTGATCTACCCCTTCCCTTTGGGGGACGACCTATGGCGCTCTATCGGAGCGAAGGAAGTGACAGGAGATGTCTGGCTGTTTCTTTCGGGGGATTGGGTCATTCAAGCGGAAGATCTGGTGCCATTTGTCCGCGCGTGTTATCAAGGTATCGATATAGCCTTGCGCAAGGAAGAAGCCCCCAACGTTTTGCCTGGCACCGTCACGCTCGCCAAATCGTACATCAACAGCTTATTGGATCAAAAGCAGCTGGGTCTGTCATCGATGTGTGAGCTTCCGCTGGCCATTACAAAGCATGCAGCGAACAGCATTGGTCTGGATCATTTGTTTACACCCCCGCTTGCGCAAGTCATCGCGATCGAAAAGGGGCTACGAATAGAGACTGTCCAGCATTTCTTGAAAGAAGCCAATCAAGGAAGGCAGAAAGGGCGCGATTCCCAGAGCCGGATGAGGCAATTGACTAGTCTGGGAGATCATATGGAAGCAGTCGCGTATTGGAATGAGAGGGATAAAACAGGTCAATAA
- a CDS encoding glycosyltransferase family 2 protein, with amino-acid sequence MDNFLVERPEVSVVIPLNEDTNVLRQLLENIKQLNLTAEVIVVCPASARISVPQAHSSWVHVIPTDSSQTYDDSRAQGAYHAKGDVVLFLDERAIVAPALLKKYVTDIQNGADIVLTGAEPVRANKRLNPPRNAYRLLNHLLGLHELGSSTMSKIPYACNRKALEILGHDGLRTPPLGLVRAVEAKLKIVKVSPLPAIAWSRDLQGIGKKGTRQILQDHAIAIQSILQVVGKRGGLPDGERYRGLLKVPGQLHLRSAFYPQPKDDRGGKWGAKQKKKRTHVRKKK; translated from the coding sequence ATGGACAACTTTCTAGTCGAACGCCCCGAGGTGTCCGTCGTCATTCCACTAAACGAAGATACCAACGTGCTTCGGCAATTACTTGAGAACATCAAGCAGTTGAACCTCACTGCAGAAGTCATTGTCGTTTGCCCTGCCAGTGCACGGATTTCAGTACCGCAAGCGCATTCCTCTTGGGTACATGTCATCCCGACAGACTCCTCTCAAACCTACGATGATAGCAGAGCTCAGGGAGCCTACCATGCAAAAGGTGATGTGGTACTCTTTCTGGATGAAAGAGCGATCGTCGCCCCTGCCCTCTTGAAAAAGTATGTTACGGACATACAAAACGGTGCGGACATTGTTTTGACCGGAGCCGAACCCGTCCGTGCGAATAAAAGGCTGAACCCACCGCGTAACGCCTATCGTTTGCTGAATCATTTGCTCGGACTCCATGAGCTGGGGAGCAGTACGATGTCTAAAATTCCATACGCCTGCAATCGCAAAGCACTGGAGATCCTCGGTCATGACGGATTGAGAACGCCTCCTCTCGGTTTGGTGAGAGCGGTAGAGGCAAAGCTCAAGATCGTGAAGGTCTCTCCATTGCCGGCCATCGCGTGGAGCCGGGATTTGCAAGGAATCGGTAAAAAAGGGACACGGCAAATCTTGCAGGACCATGCCATAGCCATACAATCCATCCTGCAAGTGGTTGGCAAACGTGGCGGCTTGCCCGATGGAGAGAGGTATCGTGGCCTATTGAAGGTGCCCGGACAGCTTCACCTGCGATCCGCCTTTTACCCGCAGCCCAAGGATGATAGAGGGGGGAAATGGGGTGCCAAGCAAAAAAAGAAACGGACCCATGTCCGCAAAAAAAAGTAA
- a CDS encoding D-alanyl-D-alanine carboxypeptidase family protein translates to MRFLLTYLLVVVTALWSPGIPKAYTEDASTLSPDALSGESAILIDATTGQVLFEKNPHEKLYPASITKIATGIYAIEKGNPDDIVTVSKKARYEEGTRVYLGEGEQVPLRKLEYGLLMHSGNDAATAIAEHMSQTTEHFAEELNAYLQEKVGVTETHFANAHGLHDPNHYTTASDMAKIARYAMTNPIFREIVGTNRLPWDGKEWKSELINHNKLLRDYEGATGIKNGFTDQAMHTLVGSAKRGNTEFIAVTMKAGASAYAYKDVTKMLDYGFAHFETKEVAPSGKAYTQAAVPGNDAVITYTTVDKLFATAPIGTEPLVELTDDGHLSVQAGDLQITYPLLRHDPPPGPEQERTSATAQAMREHPVVEYGLLFVWLGLNLFMLAYTVSRSRRIKRVRSRDWQRRAY, encoded by the coding sequence ATGCGTTTTCTTCTCACGTACCTTCTCGTTGTGGTCACGGCTCTTTGGAGCCCTGGCATACCTAAGGCCTATACTGAAGATGCGTCAACACTTTCACCTGATGCACTGAGCGGAGAGTCAGCGATTTTGATTGATGCGACAACCGGACAAGTCCTGTTTGAAAAGAACCCTCATGAAAAGCTGTATCCAGCAAGTATCACGAAGATTGCAACCGGTATCTATGCGATCGAAAAAGGGAATCCTGACGATATTGTCACCGTCTCCAAAAAGGCAAGATATGAAGAAGGAACTCGCGTATACCTGGGAGAAGGCGAGCAGGTTCCGTTGCGCAAACTGGAATACGGACTTCTGATGCATTCAGGAAACGATGCGGCGACTGCCATTGCAGAGCACATGAGCCAGACCACCGAACATTTTGCAGAAGAGCTGAATGCCTATTTGCAGGAAAAGGTAGGCGTAACAGAGACGCATTTCGCGAACGCCCACGGCCTGCACGATCCGAATCATTACACCACAGCTTCCGATATGGCGAAAATTGCACGTTATGCGATGACGAATCCCATCTTTCGAGAAATTGTAGGGACGAATCGGCTGCCTTGGGACGGAAAGGAATGGAAGTCCGAGCTGATTAACCACAATAAATTGCTGCGTGACTACGAAGGCGCGACCGGGATTAAAAACGGATTTACCGATCAAGCCATGCATACACTCGTCGGTTCTGCCAAGCGGGGGAATACGGAGTTCATTGCCGTGACCATGAAAGCTGGAGCAAGTGCATATGCCTACAAAGATGTCACAAAGATGCTCGACTACGGGTTTGCTCATTTTGAGACCAAGGAAGTGGCGCCTTCGGGTAAAGCGTATACGCAGGCAGCCGTGCCAGGAAACGATGCTGTGATTACGTATACGACAGTGGACAAGCTGTTTGCGACCGCTCCGATAGGGACAGAGCCACTTGTCGAGCTAACGGATGACGGTCATTTGTCTGTTCAAGCAGGCGATCTACAAATCACCTATCCGCTGCTTCGCCATGATCCTCCGCCTGGCCCGGAGCAGGAACGAACCTCAGCAACCGCCCAAGCAATGAGAGAGCATCCCGTTGTGGAATATGGGTTGTTGTTTGTATGGCTCGGATTGAATCTTTTCATGCTCGCCTATACGGTGAGCCGTTCTCGTCGGATCAAGCGAGTTCGCAGTCGTGATTGGCAGCGGCGCGCATATTGA
- a CDS encoding GTP pyrophosphokinase, with protein sequence MKISTVPSKVLNNMVHFLAPYEQAVDELKLKLKGIKYGFQKSGRYSPIEFVVGRVKKVDSLMKKAKEKGIDFQDANWQEAVAREVSDIAGLRIVCRYVDDVREVQQLLQEREDIVIHDIKDYIASPKDSGYRSIHMIASYTVYHGSEKINLFCEIQIRTLGMNFWATNEHELRYKYAGNIPENVWVQLQEASVITHQLDILMNNLRQEILTPAEVDTTLEDKLEEIFQLYVKQDLEAASALYREHVRGFEEAFADNPKFKMIYDLLGKRLG encoded by the coding sequence ATGAAAATCTCAACCGTGCCAAGTAAGGTTTTGAACAATATGGTTCATTTCTTGGCACCTTATGAGCAGGCAGTAGATGAATTAAAGCTGAAGCTGAAAGGAATCAAATACGGCTTTCAAAAAAGCGGACGTTATTCGCCCATTGAGTTTGTCGTGGGTCGGGTAAAAAAAGTGGACAGCTTGATGAAAAAAGCAAAAGAAAAAGGCATTGATTTTCAGGATGCAAATTGGCAGGAGGCTGTCGCGCGGGAAGTATCCGACATCGCGGGGCTGCGAATCGTTTGCCGTTATGTGGACGACGTTCGTGAAGTGCAGCAGCTGCTCCAGGAACGGGAAGATATCGTCATTCACGATATCAAGGACTACATTGCATCGCCGAAAGATTCGGGTTACCGCAGCATCCATATGATTGCATCCTACACGGTTTATCATGGCAGTGAAAAAATCAACTTGTTTTGCGAGATTCAAATCCGGACACTGGGAATGAATTTCTGGGCGACGAATGAGCATGAATTGCGTTACAAATACGCAGGAAACATTCCGGAAAATGTATGGGTGCAGCTGCAGGAAGCTTCCGTCATTACCCATCAGTTGGACATTTTGATGAATAACCTGCGTCAGGAAATTTTGACCCCAGCAGAGGTAGATACGACCCTCGAAGACAAGCTGGAAGAAATTTTCCAGCTGTATGTGAAGCAGGATCTGGAAGCGGCTTCGGCCTTGTATCGGGAGCATGTCCGAGGGTTTGAAGAGGCCTTCGCAGACAATCCGAAGTTCAAAATGATCTACGATCTGTTAGGAAAACGTCTCGGGTAG
- a CDS encoding M23 family metallopeptidase — MLQSMVGFMLIAALTLASGTSTYGKEIMEEVHVQFQKQQPPLAVMPGITYPGDVILVRSNRAQSVTLFPQTYRLQPSQGEYSRFIPIPFNAKPGAYQIQTADKKLTIPLTIKSKKFAVDVLTVSKQMEQMRQDTNRINADQKKINAARSKSAQVPYFTGPFKQPAVGTLTTPFGYQRVVNGVPANRHSAIDIANKTGTPIWASNNGKVVLADSLYLTGNTIIIDHGLNVFSIYAHMSKLEVKAGQEVKQGQVIGRMGTTGFSTGPHLHYGMLIGNTYVNPQPFFEASPFQWK, encoded by the coding sequence ATGTTACAATCGATGGTCGGTTTCATGCTGATCGCTGCCCTGACACTCGCGTCCGGGACAAGCACATACGGCAAAGAAATCATGGAGGAAGTACACGTTCAGTTTCAAAAGCAGCAGCCGCCTCTAGCCGTGATGCCTGGCATCACGTACCCAGGCGACGTTATTTTGGTGCGAAGTAATCGTGCGCAATCGGTGACACTCTTCCCACAGACATATCGCCTGCAGCCTTCCCAGGGAGAGTACAGCCGATTTATTCCCATTCCCTTCAATGCCAAACCAGGTGCCTATCAAATCCAGACCGCCGATAAAAAGCTGACGATCCCGTTGACGATCAAGTCCAAAAAGTTTGCTGTAGACGTTCTTACCGTCAGCAAGCAAATGGAACAGATGCGACAAGATACGAACCGGATTAACGCAGACCAAAAGAAAATCAACGCCGCCCGCTCCAAATCGGCGCAAGTCCCTTATTTTACGGGACCATTCAAACAACCAGCTGTGGGAACTTTGACGACTCCTTTTGGCTATCAACGAGTCGTGAACGGTGTTCCGGCCAACAGGCACTCGGCGATCGACATCGCAAACAAAACAGGAACGCCGATCTGGGCCAGCAACAACGGGAAAGTAGTTCTTGCTGATTCCTTGTACTTAACGGGCAATACCATCATCATCGACCACGGATTGAATGTTTTTTCGATTTACGCACACATGTCCAAGCTGGAGGTAAAAGCGGGACAGGAAGTCAAGCAGGGACAGGTGATCGGGCGTATGGGTACCACCGGGTTCTCCACGGGTCCCCATTTGCATTATGGAATGTTGATCGGGAACACCTACGTGAACCCGCAGCCTTTTTTTGAGGCATCACCTTTCCAATGGAAGTAA
- a CDS encoding alpha/beta-type small acid-soluble spore protein, with the protein MANNQGGTNNLLVPQANQALDQLKYEIASEFGVNLGPDTTSRQNGSVGGEITKRLVSFAESQMAGR; encoded by the coding sequence ATGGCTAACAACCAAGGTGGAACCAACAATCTGCTCGTTCCTCAAGCGAACCAAGCTCTGGATCAACTGAAGTATGAGATTGCATCTGAATTTGGTGTAAATCTCGGACCAGACACAACTTCTCGTCAAAACGGTTCTGTTGGTGGAGAAATCACCAAGCGTCTGGTGAGCTTCGCGGAATCGCAAATGGCAGGTCGCTAA
- a CDS encoding 5'-3' exonuclease, whose translation MSQHGKVLLIDGMSFLFRAFYGSAWGGAYRQTSTGVYTNAVYGFTKMMLDYAELVKPTHLIVGWDVASRESLVRSQWYDGYKSNRQAAPEELIPQFDLVKEVTDAFSIPNLGCPGYEGDDVLGTLSTNLSSEGYQVVIATGDYDSLQLVSDMVSVKILKNGGKHEHYNPASLLTLRGISPEQVVDVKALMGDTSDCIPGCPGIGEKTATKLITEHGDLDRLYLNLNACTPKMRGKLEEHRDQVYLSQKLATIIRDVPIEYSIEAATWEYDRAVVRDKFEELEFGRTMASRVG comes from the coding sequence GTGAGTCAACACGGAAAAGTACTGCTCATTGATGGGATGAGCTTTTTATTTCGCGCGTTTTACGGTTCTGCCTGGGGAGGAGCTTACCGACAAACCTCGACCGGTGTGTACACCAACGCCGTCTATGGCTTTACGAAAATGATGCTGGACTACGCGGAATTGGTAAAGCCGACCCATCTGATCGTGGGGTGGGATGTCGCTTCCCGAGAATCCCTCGTCCGAAGTCAGTGGTACGATGGCTACAAATCGAATCGCCAAGCTGCCCCCGAAGAACTGATCCCCCAATTTGATTTGGTCAAAGAAGTGACGGATGCATTTTCCATCCCGAATCTGGGGTGTCCAGGCTATGAAGGGGATGATGTTCTGGGCACACTAAGCACCAATCTATCATCAGAAGGTTATCAAGTCGTAATCGCGACCGGAGACTACGACAGCCTGCAGCTGGTATCGGATATGGTCAGCGTGAAGATCCTGAAAAACGGCGGCAAACACGAGCATTACAATCCTGCGAGCCTTCTCACCCTCCGCGGCATCTCGCCTGAGCAAGTGGTGGACGTGAAGGCGCTTATGGGCGATACGTCTGACTGTATTCCGGGCTGTCCGGGAATCGGGGAGAAAACAGCCACGAAGCTGATTACCGAGCATGGCGATCTGGACCGGTTATATTTGAACCTGAACGCTTGCACGCCAAAAATGCGCGGCAAGCTGGAAGAACACCGTGACCAAGTCTACCTGAGCCAAAAGCTGGCAACGATTATTCGCGACGTACCGATTGAATACTCGATCGAGGCAGCGACATGGGAATACGATCGAGCGGTTGTCCGTGATAAATTTGAAGAACTCGAATTTGGCCGCACGATGGCAAGCAGAGTCGGCTAA